A stretch of Oryza brachyantha chromosome 4, ObraRS2, whole genome shotgun sequence DNA encodes these proteins:
- the LOC102709138 gene encoding uncharacterized protein LOC102709138 — translation MTCKEDTRFTSHKNEDFSNLDYQADSSKFSCAISRGSNTDSKEQLSPGSMYHRQKSCFSSSNCSLGSSSEFESAPSTPDASGNTVGKMRIEPRSDHLASYPSTGPDVRRLYAAEGQADFNMEYYSENRFRRSDQSIVFSNCNGQSIEHNSEIVDIPRPANCMNETTSSSSQWCFDNWGPSPPRGLQYGDEIPSLSSQDYGAKIPSLSSRQSYGDEIPSLSRNCNSLLSRQSYGDEIPSLSHHCNSLSSRQSYGDEIPSLSRHWYSLSSRQNYGDEIPSLSHRQCYQDRIPLHHRQCFRAEAHPQRTQRGASHGNYHSRDSFLSSVANNQRVKMATSKHNVTRTDHHRSIKEDNVWRNSGDTLEQVCGPRANKSGNASTSNTEKVIINPLVRRDQFNRPDFIVEYEQAKFFMIKSFSEDDIHKGIKYNVWASTPHGNNKLDAAFREAQILMKEKHKKCPVFLFFSVNSSGQFVGLAEILGPVDFKKTMDFWKQDRWNGFFPVTWHIIKDISNKLFRHITLENNDNRPVTFSRDTQEIGLPQGLEMLQIFKDFCHETSLLDDFNFYEEKENARCAEKGRNADSIHEARLSFFGTASRLSDDFKSMENLEASMESTTLY, via the exons ATGACATGCAAAGAGGATACCCGTTTCACATCTCATAAAAATGAGGATTTTTCAAACCTG GATTATCAAGCAGATTCTTCAAAATTCAGTTGTGCTATTTCCCGTGGGTCAAATACAGATTCTAAGGAACAATTATCGCCAGGAAGTATGTATCATAGGCAGAAGTCTTGCTTTTCTTCATCAAACTGTTCTCTTGGAAGTTCTTCTGAATTTGAATCAGCACCAAGTACTCCAGACGCGTCAGGAAACACGGTTGGGAAAATGAGAATTGAGCCAAGGTCGGATCACCTTGCTTCATATCCTTCTACTGGTCCTGACGTAAGAAGGTTGTATGCAGCAGAAGGTCAAGCTGATTTTAACATGGAGTATTATTCAGAAAACAGGTTCAGAAGATCCGATCAATCTATTGTCTTTTCAAACTGCAATGGTCAATCTATTGAACACAACAGTGAG ATAGTTGATATACCTAGACCGGCCAATTGCATGAATGAGACTACTTCATCTTCAAGTCAATGGTGTTTTGACAATTGGGGCCCTTCACCACCAAGAGGGCTACAGTATGGCGATGAGATTCCTTCTCTGTCTAGTCAGGACTATGGTGCCAAAATCCCCTCACTTTCAAGTAGACAAAGTTATGGTGATGAGATTCCATCATTATCTCGCAACTGTAACTCTCTCCTGAGTAGGCAAAGTTATGGTGATGAGATTCCATCGCTTTCTCACCATTGTAACTCGCTCTCAAGTAGACAAAGTTACGGTGATGAGATTCCGTCACTTTCTCGTCATTGGTACTCGCTCTCAAGCAGACAAAATTATGGCGATGAGATTCCATCACTGTCTCACCGTCAATGCTACCAAGATAGGATACCTTTGCATCATCGTCAATGTTTCCGTGCTGAGGCACATCCACAGCGAACCCAGCGAGGTGCTTCTCATGGGAATTATCACTCAAGAGACAGCTTTCTCAGTAGTGTTGCTAATAATCAGAGAGTCAAGATGGCTACAAGCAAACATAATGTCACAAGAACTGATCATCATAGGTCTATTAAGGAGGATAATGTATGGAGGAATTCAGGTGATACATTGGAGCAAGTTTGTGGTCCCCGTGCAAACAAATCGGGAAATGCGTCAACATCCAATACAGAGAAAGTAATCATAAATCCTTTGGTCCGTAGGGATCAGTTTAACAGACCAGATTTCATAGTTGAGTATGAACAGGCCAAGTTTTTTATGATAAAGTCATTCAGTGAAGATGATATTCACAAAGGTATCAAATACAATGTTTGGGCAAGTACACCACATGGGAACAATAAACTGGATGCAGCTTTTCGTGAAGCTCAGATTTTAATGAAGGAGAAGCACAAAAAATGCCCTGTCTTCCTATTCTTTTCA GTTAATTCCAGTGGCCAGTTTGTAGGATTGGCTGAAATATTAGGCCCTGTTGATTTTAAGAAGACCATGGACTTCTGGAAACAAGATAGATGGAATGGATTTTTCCCTGTAACATGGCACATTATAAAAGACATTTCAAATAAGCTCTTCAGGCATATAACTCTTGAAAACAATGACAACAGACCTGTTACTTTCAGCAGGGACACTCAGGAG ATTGGGCTGCCCCAGGGTCTGGAAATGCTACAAATATTTAAGGATTTTTGCCACGAAACATCACTTCTTGATGATTTTAATTTCtatgaagaaaaggaaaatgcaCGGTGTGCCGAAAAGGGTAGAAATGCAGACTCGATACATGAAGCTAGGCTCTCATTTTTTGGAACTGCATCTAGACTCTCTGATGACTTCAAATCAATG GAAAATTTAGAGGCAAGCATGGAGAGCACGACTTTATATTAG